One part of the Bacillus sp. FJAT-27916 genome encodes these proteins:
- a CDS encoding YneF family protein: MLYYILTGIIALLAGVALGFFIARKYMMDYLKKNPPINEQMIKMMMTQMGMKPSQKKVNQMMNAMNKQQGK; this comes from the coding sequence ATGTTATACTATATTCTAACAGGAATCATTGCCTTGCTTGCTGGTGTAGCTTTAGGATTCTTCATCGCACGTAAATACATGATGGACTACCTAAAGAAAAACCCGCCAATTAATGAGCAAATGATTAAGATGATGATGACACAAATGGGAATGAAACCTTCCCAAAAGAAAGTAAATCAAATGATGAATGCGATGAACAAGCAACAAGGGAAATAA
- the sirA gene encoding sporulation inhibitor of replication protein SirA, producing MRTYIIYLIENQFANHFYGREYMFYNLFQDFEEAEGDDKRILRRQIMCVTKRIPANLFNSYMNEKIKSKQGCFEENGVYYIRKNRNGAFSEASLGYRNHSLILHASGSYESETIFFEWLRQWNPYFLALDTGEGRCAWLRPIKQPKFILS from the coding sequence ATGCGCACATATATTATTTATTTAATTGAAAACCAATTCGCCAATCATTTTTATGGCCGTGAATATATGTTTTATAACTTATTCCAGGATTTTGAGGAAGCTGAAGGGGATGACAAGCGAATTCTCCGCCGGCAGATTATGTGTGTGACAAAACGAATCCCTGCCAATCTGTTCAACTCTTATATGAATGAAAAAATCAAAAGTAAACAAGGATGTTTTGAAGAAAACGGGGTATATTATATCCGTAAGAATAGAAATGGAGCGTTCAGTGAAGCCTCTCTCGGCTACCGGAACCACTCATTGATTCTGCACGCTTCAGGAAGCTATGAGAGTGAGACGATTTTCTTTGAATGGCTCAGGCAATGGAATCCATACTTCCTCGCACTCGACACAGGGGAAGGACGCTGTGCATGGCTCAGACCAATCAAGCAGCCGAAATTCATTCTTTCTTGA